One genomic segment of bacterium includes these proteins:
- the ilvD gene encoding dihydroxy-acid dehydratase: MRSHRIKLGIERAPHRSLLHATGMPRSEMNRPFVGIASSFTDLIPGHVGMRDLERFVEKGVHSNGGYPFIFSVPGICDGVAMGHMGMHYSLPSRELIADMIESITQAHALDGLVLITNCDKITPGMLMGAARLDIPVVVLTAGPMYSGRLRGRRLSLVGDTFEAVGRFQRGEIDEKELACLELEACPGEGSCQGLYTANTMACLVEALGLSVPGCATAMAGSGRKKRIAFESGSRVVDLIRGEVTARRFLTEDSFENAIRVDMALGGSTNTVLHLTAVAHEAGVKLPLDAFDRISRETPHLVNLLPGGEHFMEDLEWAGGIPAVLSRLLPQLQDTPTVYGPSIYQVAKQAQVCDEEVIRPLDRAYRPEGGLAVLSGNLAPQGAVVKQAAVSLSMLRFQGEALVFDAEEEAMEAIMTGRVKPGHVVVIRYEGPKGGPGMREMLSPTAALAGLGLTEGVALITDGRFSGGTRGPCVGHISPEAASGGPIALVENGDLIRIDIPQRRIELLVDELTLRARKAAWRAPEPKIRSGYLARYARMVTSANTGAVLRPDK, translated from the coding sequence ATGAGAAGCCATAGAATAAAACTAGGCATCGAAAGAGCCCCACACCGTTCACTGCTTCATGCCACAGGCATGCCCCGCTCGGAGATGAACAGGCCCTTTGTGGGAATTGCCAGCAGCTTCACGGACCTGATTCCTGGCCATGTGGGCATGAGGGACTTGGAGAGATTTGTGGAAAAGGGAGTGCATTCCAATGGCGGATATCCCTTTATTTTCTCTGTGCCGGGCATCTGTGACGGAGTGGCCATGGGCCACATGGGAATGCACTACTCCCTGCCTTCAAGGGAACTCATAGCGGACATGATAGAGTCAATCACCCAGGCCCATGCCTTGGACGGGCTCGTGCTGATAACCAACTGCGACAAGATAACACCCGGCATGTTAATGGGGGCAGCACGGTTGGACATACCAGTTGTTGTTCTTACAGCAGGGCCCATGTATTCGGGGCGACTAAGGGGCAGAAGACTCTCCCTGGTGGGTGACACATTCGAGGCAGTGGGGCGTTTCCAGCGTGGAGAGATAGACGAGAAGGAATTGGCCTGTCTGGAGCTAGAAGCCTGCCCGGGCGAGGGCTCCTGTCAAGGTCTTTACACTGCCAACACCATGGCTTGTCTTGTGGAAGCGCTCGGGCTTTCTGTTCCGGGCTGCGCCACCGCCATGGCCGGAAGCGGTCGCAAGAAAAGGATCGCCTTTGAGAGCGGATCCCGGGTGGTGGATCTCATAAGAGGAGAGGTTACGGCCAGGAGATTCCTCACAGAGGACAGCTTTGAGAATGCCATTAGAGTGGATATGGCCCTGGGAGGATCAACCAACACGGTCCTGCATCTCACCGCAGTGGCTCATGAGGCAGGAGTAAAACTGCCCCTGGATGCCTTCGACAGGATCAGCAGGGAAACCCCCCACTTGGTAAACCTCTTGCCCGGAGGAGAGCATTTTATGGAAGATCTGGAGTGGGCAGGAGGGATTCCCGCGGTGCTCTCAAGGCTCCTGCCCCAGCTTCAGGACACCCCCACGGTGTACGGTCCTTCCATCTACCAGGTGGCCAAACAAGCCCAAGTTTGCGATGAGGAGGTGATTCGGCCTCTGGATCGGGCTTACAGGCCCGAAGGGGGGCTCGCTGTCTTGAGCGGGAACCTGGCTCCCCAGGGGGCAGTGGTAAAACAGGCAGCGGTGAGCCTTTCCATGCTCAGGTTCCAGGGTGAAGCCCTGGTCTTTGATGCCGAGGAGGAGGCCATGGAGGCCATAATGACAGGAAGGGTTAAGCCCGGTCATGTTGTGGTCATAAGGTATGAAGGCCCCAAAGGGGGACCGGGGATGAGGGAGATGCTATCTCCCACGGCTGCCTTGGCTGGCCTGGGTCTGACAGAAGGGGTAGCTCTCATAACAGACGGACGTTTTTCGGGTGGTACAAGGGGACCCTGCGTGGGGCACATATCTCCCGAGGCCGCCAGCGGGGGACCCATAGCCTTGGTGGAAAACGGAGACCTCATACGCATAGACATACCCCAGCGCCGCATAGAACTTCTGGTGGATGAGCTCACCTTGAGGGCCAGGAAGGCCGCCTGGCGAGCCCCGGAGCCTAAGATACGCTCTGGTTACTTGGCCAGGTACGCCCGCATGGTGACGTCCGCCAATACCGGAGCAGTGCTGCGGCCGGACAAATAG
- the topA gene encoding type I DNA topoisomerase gives MSKSLIIVESPAKAKTIQRYVGKDFKVLASVGHVKDLPKNRLGVNVEQGFRPEYEVVRGKAKFIKEIQKAAQAAEDIYLASDPDREGEAIAWHIAEEVNGPGKRIHRALFNDLSKETVLRSLANPTSLDQRKVQAQMARRILDRLVGYEISPMLWKKVKRGLSAGRVQSVAVRLVCERQKEIEAFVPQEYWSITAKLEADEPPEFEAKLIQSHGRKIQIPDGETAQKILEELRACSFKIASVQKKPAKRKPPAPFTTSKLQQESYRRLKFSAKRTMMLAQQLYEGVELGPEGSVGLITYMRTDSVRVADHALEGVRSYILNKFGEQYLPSKPNLYKSSKGAQEAHEAIRPTMVDRHPEQVRPYVSHEQYLLYRLIWERFVASQMKPALYERTVVDLEAGPYLFRGTGAIMVFQGFTVLYGQVVDGEEAEQEALFPPLSPGQMVRPVELSPQQHFTQPPAPFTEATLVKELEEKGIGRPSTYATILSNIQERGYVKVEKGVFRPTELGLLVTDLLVRSFPALLDVGFTAEMEERLDKIEEGQLDRLKVLEEFYGAFREDYSRAEREMRNLKREGIPTEMLCEKCGSPMVIKVGKKGPFLSCSAYPKCSFSRPYARDSEGNLMVTQSQETHQSCPSCGAPMVVREGRFGPFLACSGYPQCRTTKPLNAEAGPEDEDSSAKQSPPCPQCGSPMVVRTGRFGRFLACTRYPKCKGAAPLKLGIACPLEGCEGHLVERRSKKGKSFFACSNYPKCRFLSWDRPLARPCPSCGAPFLVEKLRKSGRTVACVKKGCGYQEQT, from the coding sequence ATGTCTAAGTCATTGATAATAGTGGAGTCTCCAGCCAAGGCCAAGACCATTCAGCGCTATGTGGGAAAGGATTTCAAGGTCTTGGCCTCTGTAGGACACGTGAAGGATCTGCCCAAGAACCGCTTGGGAGTCAACGTAGAGCAGGGCTTTAGGCCAGAATATGAGGTAGTGCGGGGCAAGGCCAAATTCATAAAGGAGATCCAGAAAGCTGCCCAAGCTGCCGAGGACATCTACCTGGCCTCTGATCCTGACAGAGAGGGGGAAGCCATTGCATGGCACATAGCCGAAGAGGTGAACGGCCCGGGCAAGAGGATTCACAGGGCACTTTTCAATGATCTTTCCAAAGAGACTGTTTTGCGGTCTCTGGCCAATCCAACTTCTTTGGACCAGCGCAAGGTACAGGCCCAGATGGCGAGGAGAATTCTGGACAGGCTGGTGGGCTATGAAATAAGCCCCATGCTGTGGAAGAAGGTCAAGAGGGGTCTTAGTGCTGGGCGGGTTCAGTCTGTGGCCGTGCGGCTGGTTTGCGAAAGGCAAAAGGAGATAGAGGCCTTTGTTCCCCAGGAATACTGGAGTATCACAGCAAAGCTGGAGGCCGATGAACCGCCTGAGTTCGAAGCCAAGCTGATACAATCTCATGGCAGGAAGATTCAGATCCCGGATGGTGAGACGGCCCAGAAGATCCTGGAAGAGCTCCGGGCATGTTCTTTCAAGATCGCATCTGTTCAGAAAAAGCCTGCCAAGAGAAAGCCCCCAGCTCCTTTCACCACCAGCAAGCTTCAGCAGGAGTCTTACAGACGTCTTAAGTTTTCTGCCAAGCGCACCATGATGCTGGCCCAACAGCTTTACGAGGGAGTGGAGCTGGGCCCAGAAGGGTCTGTGGGTCTGATAACATACATGAGGACCGACTCGGTGAGAGTTGCGGATCATGCCCTGGAGGGGGTCAGGAGCTACATACTAAACAAGTTTGGAGAACAGTACCTGCCTTCCAAGCCTAATCTTTACAAGAGCAGCAAAGGTGCACAAGAGGCTCACGAGGCCATCCGTCCCACCATGGTTGATAGGCATCCTGAGCAAGTAAGACCATACGTGAGCCATGAGCAATACCTTCTGTATCGCTTGATATGGGAGCGGTTTGTGGCCAGTCAGATGAAGCCTGCGCTTTACGAGCGTACGGTGGTGGATTTGGAAGCAGGCCCATACCTCTTCAGAGGGACTGGGGCGATCATGGTCTTCCAGGGCTTCACGGTACTCTATGGTCAGGTGGTAGACGGAGAAGAGGCAGAGCAGGAAGCCCTTTTCCCACCCTTGAGTCCAGGGCAGATGGTCAGGCCCGTGGAGTTGAGCCCTCAGCAGCACTTCACGCAACCTCCTGCGCCTTTCACAGAGGCCACCTTGGTCAAAGAGTTGGAGGAAAAGGGTATAGGCAGGCCATCCACTTATGCAACAATCTTGAGCAACATCCAGGAAAGAGGATATGTGAAAGTTGAAAAAGGTGTTTTTAGGCCTACGGAGCTGGGGTTGCTGGTCACGGATTTGCTGGTGAGGAGCTTTCCAGCCCTCTTGGATGTGGGCTTTACGGCCGAGATGGAAGAAAGGCTGGACAAGATAGAGGAAGGCCAGTTGGACAGGCTCAAGGTCCTGGAGGAGTTCTACGGGGCTTTCAGAGAGGATTACAGCCGGGCCGAGAGGGAAATGAGGAATCTGAAGAGGGAAGGGATTCCCACGGAGATGCTTTGTGAGAAATGCGGTTCCCCCATGGTCATAAAAGTTGGTAAAAAGGGGCCATTTCTGTCTTGCTCTGCCTACCCGAAGTGCAGCTTCAGCCGACCCTATGCCAGGGATTCGGAGGGTAACCTGATGGTTACCCAATCCCAAGAGACCCACCAATCATGCCCTTCCTGCGGCGCTCCCATGGTGGTCAGGGAGGGGCGTTTCGGTCCTTTCCTGGCCTGCAGTGGATATCCCCAATGTCGCACCACCAAACCCCTAAACGCAGAAGCCGGCCCTGAAGATGAGGATTCCTCAGCAAAGCAATCGCCCCCTTGCCCCCAGTGCGGTTCACCCATGGTAGTCAGAACCGGCAGATTTGGCCGATTCCTGGCCTGCACCCGTTACCCCAAGTGTAAAGGTGCAGCCCCCTTGAAGTTGGGGATCGCTTGTCCACTGGAGGGTTGCGAGGGACACCTGGTGGAAAGACGCTCCAAAAAGGGAAAATCCTTCTTTGCCTGCAGCAATTACCCTAAGTGCAGGTTTCTGTCCTGGGACAGACCTTTGGCAAGGCCATGCCCTTCCTGCGGAGCTCCCTTTCTGGTGGAGAAGCTCCGCAAGAGCGGGCGCACAGTAGCCTGCGTAAAAAAGGGCTGTGGGTATCAGGAGCAAACCTGA
- the dprA gene encoding DNA-processing protein DprA — MRRLPDLEDRFWWLALSKVPGVGPLIFLRLLEKFGSPRNVFQASFESLTRLERIGPTLARAILDFSGQDEVEKELDRLDQLGVKMLLYKSPEYPALLANIPDPPPIVFARGQILPQDSTAVAIVGSRAASQQGLAVTRRLARELACAGITVVSGMARGIDSEAHRGALSAGGRTIAVLGCGLNIIYPPENRELFFRIMEHGAVLSEYSLDVGPDAVHFPSRNRIISGLCLGVTVVEAAPQSGSLITARLALEQGREVFAVPGHVDFMRSRGTNRLIKQGAKLVESVQDILEELGPALGTWSGMPANSRQEQLQVDEKLSPEEQKLLSVLEDEQTHIDSIIMKSGFPPSKTSFLLLQLELKGKVRQLPGKRFTRCH; from the coding sequence ATGAGAAGACTTCCCGATCTGGAGGATCGTTTCTGGTGGCTGGCCTTGAGCAAGGTCCCAGGTGTGGGCCCCCTTATTTTCTTGAGGCTCCTGGAGAAGTTCGGGTCTCCCAGGAATGTGTTCCAGGCCAGCTTTGAATCTTTGACTCGACTGGAACGGATAGGTCCCACTCTTGCAAGAGCCATACTTGACTTTTCAGGACAGGACGAGGTGGAGAAGGAGCTGGACAGATTGGACCAGCTGGGGGTGAAAATGCTGCTCTATAAGAGCCCGGAATATCCAGCCCTGCTGGCCAACATACCAGATCCTCCTCCTATTGTGTTTGCCAGGGGTCAGATTCTCCCCCAGGACAGCACTGCGGTGGCCATAGTGGGCTCAAGGGCTGCATCCCAACAGGGCCTGGCGGTCACCAGGCGGCTGGCCAGGGAATTGGCCTGTGCAGGGATAACCGTGGTGAGCGGAATGGCCAGAGGCATAGATTCCGAGGCCCACAGGGGGGCTTTGTCTGCTGGAGGCAGGACCATTGCGGTGCTGGGCTGTGGTCTCAACATAATATATCCACCTGAGAATCGGGAGCTTTTTTTTCGGATAATGGAGCATGGGGCGGTCTTGTCCGAGTATTCCCTGGATGTGGGGCCAGATGCAGTGCATTTCCCTTCCCGCAACAGGATAATCAGCGGGCTATGCTTGGGGGTCACGGTGGTGGAGGCAGCGCCCCAGAGCGGTTCCCTCATAACCGCCCGTTTGGCCCTGGAGCAGGGAAGAGAAGTTTTTGCAGTTCCAGGACATGTGGATTTCATGCGCAGCCGTGGAACCAACAGGCTCATAAAACAGGGGGCCAAACTGGTGGAGTCGGTCCAGGATATACTGGAGGAGTTGGGACCTGCTTTGGGCACGTGGTCAGGAATGCCAGCAAATTCTAGGCAGGAGCAGCTCCAGGTGGATGAAAAACTTTCCCCTGAGGAGCAAAAGTTGCTTTCTGTTTTGGAGGATGAACAGACACATATAGACTCCATAATAATGAAAAGCGGATTTCCTCCTTCCAAGACCAGTTTCTTGCTCCTTCAGCTGGAGTTGAAAGGAAAGGTCAGACAACTGCCTGGCAAGAGGTTCACCCGTTGCCATTGA
- the pal gene encoding peptidoglycan-associated lipoprotein Pal: MRAREPRSLGWAVGLLIFFSLCFLAAEEALAWKLLPKEGIFVYPRIDGVGYLTDKVPQGIGRVRTTLAEKAVHIGEGETVYLDVGSRQGILVGDRLKAFSLDKPKDLKDLRVVVMEARLVVTAVKEDEAEAKVEDSYRSLSLGARVERYEPMESKIKLKPAVPSLTGRIIWSYENLVSFGEGDVVFLDKGRLHGVEPGQCYQVFRTPMEEVERLLPSERDKKRDHIAAAVGELIVLRTEEATSAALVRKSSLPLERGDRFRAGCGLEKELRAVQVAAAPKPAAEGEDELKKAMKEFQERDVLFPYDSYVLSPEARAILQDKAKFLQQNPTMETLIEGHCDERGTKEYNLALGDRRAQAAKRYLMGLGISPERMKTVSYGKERPVDPGHNEEAWAKNRRAHFVLQEK, translated from the coding sequence ATGAGGGCTAGGGAACCGCGGTCTCTTGGGTGGGCAGTGGGTCTTTTGATTTTTTTCTCCTTGTGTTTCTTGGCTGCAGAAGAGGCTTTGGCATGGAAGCTACTCCCCAAGGAGGGGATCTTTGTCTATCCCAGGATAGACGGGGTGGGGTACCTTACGGACAAGGTTCCCCAAGGCATTGGGAGAGTGAGGACAACCTTGGCTGAGAAGGCGGTCCATATAGGAGAGGGAGAGACCGTGTACCTGGATGTGGGAAGCCGTCAAGGCATCCTGGTTGGAGACAGGCTTAAGGCTTTCAGCCTGGACAAGCCCAAGGATCTCAAGGATCTACGGGTGGTGGTAATGGAGGCCAGGCTGGTGGTTACAGCAGTCAAAGAGGATGAGGCAGAGGCCAAGGTGGAGGATTCCTACCGGTCCCTTTCTCTTGGGGCGAGGGTGGAGCGATATGAGCCCATGGAATCCAAGATAAAACTGAAGCCTGCTGTTCCATCCCTGACGGGAAGGATCATATGGAGCTATGAAAACCTGGTGAGCTTCGGTGAAGGGGATGTGGTCTTCCTGGACAAGGGAAGGCTTCATGGAGTGGAACCAGGACAGTGTTACCAGGTCTTCAGGACTCCCATGGAAGAGGTGGAGCGTTTGCTACCGTCTGAGCGGGATAAGAAGAGGGACCACATAGCAGCCGCTGTGGGAGAGCTAATAGTCTTGAGGACAGAGGAGGCCACCTCAGCAGCCCTGGTGCGCAAGAGCAGTCTACCATTGGAGCGGGGAGACCGTTTCAGAGCGGGTTGTGGGCTGGAAAAGGAGCTAAGAGCTGTTCAGGTTGCAGCAGCGCCTAAGCCTGCAGCCGAGGGGGAAGACGAGTTGAAAAAGGCCATGAAGGAGTTTCAAGAGAGGGATGTGCTCTTCCCTTATGACTCCTACGTACTCAGCCCCGAGGCGCGGGCCATCTTACAAGACAAGGCCAAGTTCCTGCAGCAGAATCCCACCATGGAGACCCTCATCGAGGGGCATTGCGATGAGAGGGGGACCAAGGAATATAACCTGGCCTTGGGAGATAGAAGGGCGCAGGCCGCCAAGAGATATCTGATGGGTCTTGGAATATCTCCCGAAAGGATGAAGACTGTTAGCTATGGCAAGGAGAGGCCTGTGGACCCCGGTCACAACGAGGAGGCCTGGGCCAAGAACCGCAGGGCGCACTTTGTGCTGCAGGAGAAATGA
- a CDS encoding PHP domain-containing protein gives MNAHQPIVSKPKGARAPWADLHTHTTASDGSMEPATLVQEAFQIGLGALAITDHDTLDGLQEALDKGKSLGVWVIPGVEISVNGGEGRSFHLLGYGVEPHNSPMENFLKAMRQSRAERNWRVMERLAQLGYPLKERDLEKPVAEAGRPHIAAALVKRGYVATTEEAFVKLLGKRGKAYVSRKRPFCREAIRAVLEAGGVPVLAHPHTAGCQDFYQLERLIGALADCGLMGIETLYPDAPPALIPLCKKMAGWKNLLLTGGTDFHGLVKPHINLGFGRGSLRVPLEWAQQLEKAIHRVRRGFFLDKPGARG, from the coding sequence ATGAATGCGCATCAACCCATAGTCTCCAAGCCAAAGGGGGCAAGAGCCCCATGGGCTGACCTCCATACCCACACCACGGCTTCAGACGGTTCCATGGAGCCTGCCACACTGGTGCAAGAGGCCTTTCAGATAGGACTGGGGGCCTTGGCCATCACTGACCATGACACTCTGGATGGATTGCAGGAGGCCCTGGACAAAGGCAAGAGTCTCGGAGTCTGGGTCATTCCCGGGGTGGAGATCTCTGTGAATGGGGGAGAGGGCAGGAGTTTTCATTTGTTGGGTTACGGTGTGGAGCCGCACAATTCTCCAATGGAGAATTTCCTGAAGGCCATGAGGCAAAGCAGGGCTGAGCGCAACTGGCGGGTAATGGAGAGGTTGGCGCAGTTGGGCTACCCTCTGAAGGAAAGGGACTTGGAGAAGCCTGTTGCTGAGGCCGGAAGACCCCATATAGCAGCGGCACTGGTTAAAAGGGGCTATGTGGCCACAACTGAAGAGGCTTTTGTAAAGCTGCTGGGAAAAAGAGGGAAAGCATATGTTTCCAGAAAAAGGCCTTTCTGTCGCGAAGCCATAAGGGCGGTTCTTGAAGCTGGTGGGGTGCCGGTGTTGGCCCATCCCCACACGGCTGGATGCCAGGATTTTTACCAGTTGGAGCGTTTGATTGGAGCCCTTGCGGATTGCGGACTCATGGGCATCGAGACCCTCTATCCTGATGCCCCCCCTGCTCTAATCCCACTATGCAAGAAGATGGCCGGATGGAAGAATCTGCTCTTGACAGGAGGCACGGATTTCCACGGCCTGGTAAAACCCCATATCAACCTGGGATTTGGTAGGGGAAGCCTGAGGGTGCCTTTAGAATGGGCCCAGCAACTGGAGAAAGCCATTCATAGGGTGAGACGGGGCTTTTTTCTTGACAAGCCCGGGGCAAGAGGTTAA
- a CDS encoding CoA pyrophosphatase, with the protein MSAQDSNALEFSRSFARLEQALAAHRPSFHELDGFIPAAVVVLLWIEELEPYLLLIRRSKTLHIHPGEIALPGGRKDPWDPHLRATALRELQEEVGVKASQARLLGRLDQDFSFSGYSIAPFVCTVDSPPVFRPNKKEVMEILPMPLAHLRLEDFESEERWFLDRSIRSWRLETKYGPIWGATARILRGFSLFLKEHSIFP; encoded by the coding sequence GTGTCGGCCCAGGATTCCAATGCTTTGGAGTTCTCCAGGTCCTTTGCTCGGCTGGAGCAAGCCCTTGCAGCCCACAGGCCTTCTTTTCATGAGCTGGATGGTTTCATTCCAGCAGCCGTGGTGGTGCTGCTTTGGATAGAGGAACTTGAGCCTTACCTGCTTTTGATCCGTAGAAGCAAGACCTTGCACATCCACCCCGGGGAGATAGCCCTGCCTGGAGGCCGCAAAGACCCATGGGATCCCCATCTCCGGGCCACAGCCCTCAGAGAACTGCAGGAAGAAGTAGGAGTCAAAGCCAGCCAGGCTAGACTGCTGGGAAGACTGGATCAGGATTTCAGCTTCAGTGGTTACTCCATAGCCCCCTTTGTTTGCACAGTGGATTCCCCTCCTGTTTTCAGGCCCAATAAAAAAGAGGTTATGGAAATCCTTCCCATGCCTCTGGCCCATTTGCGCCTGGAGGATTTCGAATCCGAGGAGCGCTGGTTCCTGGATCGCAGCATTCGCTCCTGGAGGCTGGAGACTAAATACGGTCCCATCTGGGGCGCCACGGCCCGCATCTTGAGAGGTTTTTCCCTTTTCCTGAAGGAGCATTCGATATTTCCCTAG
- a CDS encoding TIGR00730 family Rossman fold protein, producing the protein MRERSMMERQYVIDAMTVGDTWRMFRIMAEFVEGFEHLADISPAVSIFGSARVRPDAPEYQLTQRLAGLLVKRGYAVITGGGPGIMEAANKGAAEAGGQSVGLNIELPFEQRPNPYANLQLNFRYFFVRKVMFVKYAIAYIVMPGGFGTVDELFEAVTLIQTNKIKPFPVVLMVKSYWEGLMRWIRETMLAEGKICSKDLDLLHLSDDPEEVVEIVERFHRIIA; encoded by the coding sequence ATGAGAGAGCGTTCCATGATGGAAAGGCAGTACGTGATAGATGCCATGACCGTGGGGGACACCTGGCGCATGTTCAGGATCATGGCTGAATTCGTAGAGGGTTTCGAACATCTTGCAGACATCTCACCCGCTGTGTCCATCTTTGGCTCAGCTCGAGTGAGACCCGATGCTCCTGAGTATCAGCTTACCCAAAGGCTGGCCGGTCTTCTGGTGAAAAGGGGCTATGCTGTCATAACTGGTGGGGGCCCCGGCATAATGGAGGCGGCCAACAAGGGGGCAGCCGAGGCAGGAGGGCAATCGGTGGGGCTAAACATAGAGTTGCCTTTTGAACAGAGGCCGAATCCTTATGCTAATCTACAATTGAACTTCAGGTATTTCTTTGTGCGCAAGGTCATGTTCGTGAAGTATGCCATAGCCTACATAGTGATGCCCGGGGGCTTTGGGACAGTGGATGAGCTGTTTGAGGCCGTCACCCTGATACAGACCAACAAGATAAAGCCTTTTCCAGTTGTGCTAATGGTCAAGAGCTATTGGGAAGGGCTCATGAGGTGGATAAGGGAGACCATGTTGGCCGAGGGGAAAATTTGTTCCAAGGATTTGGATCTCTTGCACCTAAGCGATGATCCCGAGGAGGTGGTGGAGATCGTAGAGAGATTCCACAGGATCATAGCCTGA
- a CDS encoding MBL fold metallo-hydrolase, with amino-acid sequence MRIEFLGGARTVTGAAYRVQGATSSVLVDCGLFQGARDLEERNRRIHVYRPAQTDAVVLTHAHMDHAGLLPAFVKAGYSGPIYCTAATKDLCHILLLDSAHIQEMEAEWKTRKNLRKGMRPQEPLYTQEHARRALELLRPMDYQERREVAPGIYVRFQDAGHILGSAAVEMWLNDPNQTVKVVFSGDLGRKHQPIIRNPQVIEEAQVLLVESTYGDRTHKSQEETVEEFRTILETAFRDREKMIIPAFAVGRTQEVLYILHELNRKGQLPSMPVFVDSPLATAATEIFRKHPECFDGEARAMIRNNEEPLDLPNLVFTRTVEESRSINELNGPAIVISASGMANAGRILHHLKHNLWRPKVHVLFIGFQAQGTLGRLLVEGARKVRIFGESVAVRAQIHTLGGFSAHADRDEILDWVSHFRTPGIRIFVIHGEEKSSLALAASLREKGFSRVEVPSYLESADLAAWAPQEIAELPQAGVSITERLTLVERRLRKLRKKFSRTETSRQVESAVDKKAQMLEELLDQIEVIAGLGARSSDPTA; translated from the coding sequence ATGCGGATTGAGTTTCTGGGTGGGGCCCGCACGGTCACGGGTGCTGCATATAGGGTACAAGGGGCAACGAGTTCGGTTTTGGTAGACTGCGGACTGTTTCAAGGAGCCAGGGATTTGGAGGAGAGAAACCGCCGGATTCATGTCTATAGGCCTGCACAGACAGACGCCGTGGTCCTGACCCACGCTCACATGGATCACGCCGGGCTGTTGCCTGCCTTTGTGAAGGCAGGCTATAGCGGGCCCATTTACTGTACAGCGGCTACAAAAGACCTTTGCCACATACTGCTTTTGGACAGCGCCCACATCCAGGAAATGGAAGCCGAGTGGAAGACCCGCAAGAACCTAAGAAAGGGAATGCGGCCTCAAGAGCCCCTCTACACCCAGGAGCATGCCAGGCGCGCCTTGGAACTTCTCAGGCCCATGGATTACCAGGAACGCAGGGAGGTGGCCCCTGGTATATATGTAAGGTTTCAGGATGCAGGGCACATCTTGGGATCTGCGGCAGTGGAGATGTGGCTCAATGATCCCAACCAGACCGTGAAGGTGGTTTTTTCAGGAGATTTAGGCCGCAAGCATCAACCCATAATAAGGAATCCTCAGGTCATAGAGGAGGCCCAGGTACTCTTGGTGGAGTCCACTTACGGAGACAGGACTCACAAGTCCCAAGAGGAAACAGTGGAGGAATTCAGAACCATTCTGGAGACGGCCTTCAGGGACCGGGAGAAAATGATTATTCCAGCCTTTGCAGTGGGAAGGACTCAGGAAGTGCTTTACATCCTCCATGAATTGAACCGCAAAGGGCAACTGCCTTCCATGCCTGTTTTCGTAGACAGCCCTTTGGCCACTGCAGCCACGGAGATCTTCAGGAAACACCCGGAGTGTTTCGATGGGGAAGCCAGGGCCATGATTCGCAACAATGAGGAGCCTTTGGATCTGCCAAACCTAGTATTTACCCGCACAGTGGAAGAGTCCAGGTCCATCAACGAACTCAACGGGCCTGCCATAGTCATATCTGCAAGCGGCATGGCCAATGCAGGAAGGATTCTCCATCATCTGAAACACAATCTCTGGAGACCCAAGGTTCATGTATTGTTCATAGGATTCCAGGCCCAAGGCACTCTGGGAAGGCTTTTGGTGGAAGGGGCCAGAAAAGTCAGGATTTTCGGTGAATCAGTTGCCGTGAGGGCGCAAATACACACTCTCGGGGGCTTCTCGGCCCACGCTGACAGGGATGAGATTCTAGATTGGGTATCCCATTTCAGAACCCCAGGCATCAGAATCTTTGTGATTCACGGAGAGGAAAAAAGTTCTCTGGCCCTGGCAGCCAGCCTGAGGGAGAAGGGGTTTTCCAGGGTCGAGGTTCCTTCCTATCTGGAGTCCGCTGACCTGGCTGCTTGGGCCCCTCAGGAGATCGCCGAGTTGCCTCAGGCTGGTGTTTCTATCACGGAAAGGCTTACACTTGTGGAGCGAAGATTGCGAAAGCTAAGAAAGAAGTTTTCCAGGACTGAGACCTCTCGGCAGGTTGAATCGGCCGTGGACAAAAAAGCCCAGATGCTGGAAGAACTCCTGGATCAGATTGAGGTAATCGCCGGCCTGGGAGCAAGATCCAGTGATCCCACGGCTTAG